The Pongo pygmaeus isolate AG05252 chromosome 18, NHGRI_mPonPyg2-v2.0_pri, whole genome shotgun sequence DNA window TGCTTTCTTTATTTGTGAGCCACGTCAACAGGACCCAGGCCATCTGCAGGTACTAGTGGCCTAGCTGGGTAGTCTTTCCTGAGGTCTCACCTCAGGCCTttgtgctgctgctgttgcttctGGCCTTGAGCCTGAGAGAGAGGTGAGAGGAGGGTTGCTTTCTCTAACTTGGGCTCCCCCGATCTCTGGTTGCAaagctggggttgggggagagaggaCCACCCAACCTGCCCTGTACAAGCATCAGTAAGCCTCCAAGTTTCCCAGGGCCCGAACACTTGGGGGTTGTCTCTCAACACCCGGTTGGAAGACAAGTAGGTAACCAGGTTCGGCCCCACCTGCCAAGAACACTGTGTTTTGGGCCTGGCAGAGCTGCtactccccctctccctcctaaGAATGCCCAGAGAACCACTTGCCAAGGCTACTCCTGGAGCTCAGCTGTGGGATCAGGGTTTGGGCTGAGGATCAGGTgcctgtgtgcacacatgtgcacatgtgtgcgcCAATGGGTGGTAGGGATTGAGCCTGTTGTGAGAACATCCAGCCAAGTTGGAAGTATGTACAAGTATCTGAGGGTGTGCATGTGAGCAAGAGGGTGTGCAAGATGTGGGTGATTGTTGGGACCACAGAGCTGAGGCCTGTGGTCAGCTCAGGTCAGAACTGGGAGATCTGTTTCCCTTGGGAGGACCTGTCTGCTCTGAGAGGGACCCAGACAAGtgcacatatgcatgtgtgtgtctacacacacacacacacacacacacacatgcttgccTCCCTCTCCAAGGCAGACTTGCCTGGGAAGTACCCCTCCTCAGCAGGAGCTCGAAGACCCCTGCCCAGTGCTGTTTTCAGTAGAGGGAGTGGAGCTGAGATGGGGAGACCGTACTGAGCGGTCCAGGAGTAGGGCAACAGAGCTGCTTTGCAGCTTCTGTTCCAGaagatgggggttggggggcagggttgagggccaggggtgggagcaggagcagaACAGAAAGCCTCCCGGCTCACTGGcctttccccttccctcactGACTGCCCATGGAGCCAGGATCAGCATGGGAACAATCAAGGAGGCAGGGGCTTATCAGTACTACACTGGACCCCTACACTGGCTCTGCCTGGTGGTTCTTCTCTCCGCATACCAAAGACAGAAATTAAGCCTCCAAGAGTGGTAACTGACCTCGGTCACACTTGGCGGGTGTGGGAAAGGATTCAAATGTAGGTCTGTTCTCTTCTTCATCTATCATGGTCCCTGTCCTGGAGGCAAGTAGTCTGGGGCTCAGAAAACACCCCTGTTGCCACTGATTGGAATTCCAAGGGTCTGGGTGAAGTGGGGATGGGCCTCCAGCTTGCCTCCAGCCTGAAAAAATAGTAGAGGGTgttgaggctgggaagggaggtgGGGCTCACGTTGTACAGGGCCTGAGCCAGGGAGCTTGGGCTTCATTCTGAGGACTGTGGCAGCCTTGGAAAGGTTTGCAGCACAGAGGGATATTGTCATTTTTGGAAAGATCTCTTTGGCTGCTTAGGTAGAGAAGGGCTTCAAGAGGGCAGGAAGGGACAGGACTACAGAAGGGGCTGCTTCAGAGTCCAGATTAAGGAAGGAGAGGCCTGGGCAGTCAGAAAGGAAGAGAAGccgaatgtggtggctcacatcttcaatcccagcactttgagaggccaaggtgggaggatcacttgagcccaggagttcaaaaccagcttgggcaacatagtgagactcccatctctccaaaaaaatttaaaaaccagccaggcaggctgggcgcagtggctcacgcctgtaatcccagcactttgggaggccgaagcaggcagatcacgaggtcaagagttagagaccagcctgaccaacatggtgaaaccctgtctctactaaaaatacaaaaattagccaggcccgtggtgatgcgcacctgtaatctcagctactcaggaggctgaggcaggagaatcgcttgaacccgagaggcagaggttgcagtgagctgagatcacaccactgcactccagcctgggcaacagagcgagactccgtctcaaaaaaaaaaaaaaaaaaaaaagaaagaaaaaaaaaaaccagccaggcgtggtgacacaggcctgtagttccagctactcaggagactgaggaggaaggaatgcttgggcccaggaggggaggttgcagtgagccaagatcatgccactgcactccagcctgggcaacagagcgagaccctgtctcaaaaaaaaaaagaaagggaggctCCTACTAATATTGTGCCTGTGCCTGTGAGCTGTGGCCTGAAATCAAGAAAGCAGAACCACACTGGGGCCTGGGACTGTCCCAGACCTGACCTGTGTGAATTTGGGAAGCAACTTAGCATTACTAggccttagtttcctcttctgtaagcCACATTAGTAGGGTAGCCATGGGGAGTCAGGCAGATGACAGCTGTCACAGAGTTAGTGGCCAGGGCTCAGCTAGAGGGGCAAAGCCTGCCAGGGATGGGCCTAGGGAAGGAGTTAGGGTTGTTGACTGCTGGTGGCTTGGGTTTGCAGGGGCCTGGATCCCATCCAGACCCTGGTGATTCTGGGGTGGTCTCAGGCTGGGCTGGGCCACAGTGGAAGTTCACTGACTGCCCTGGCCTGGCCAGGCTGTGACTCTGGTTTTGGCAAGGAGACGGCCAAGAAACTGGACTCCATGGGCTTCACGGTGCTGGCCACCGTATTGGAGTTGAACAGCCCCGGTGCCATCGAGCTGCGTACCTGCTGCTCCCCTCGCCTAAGGCTGCTGCAGATGGACCTGACCAAATCAGGAGACATTAGCCGCGTGCTAGAGTTCACCAAGGCCCACACCACCAGCACCGGTCAGTGGCAAATGTCCACCAGGCAAGGGCGTGGCAGGGGAGCGGGAAGGACACGGGGACTGGAAGTTTGCTGCTGGGCTGACCTAAGGCTTCCCTCCTCTGCTCTGTGACCCCAGGCCTGTGGGGCCTGGTCAACAACGCAGGCCACAATGAAGTAGTTGCTGATGCAGAGCTGTCTCCAGTGGCCACTTTCCGTAGCTGCATGGAGGTGAACTTCTTTGGCGCGCTCGAACTGACCAAGGGCCTCCTGCCCCTGCTGCGCAGCTCAAGGGGCCGCATCGTGACTGTGGGCAGTCCAGCAGGTGAGTGCCCACCCCACTGGAGCAAAAAGGAGCcccctggggtgggggagggcttAGGGAGCCCCTTGCCAAAGCTGAGCTGCCCCACTCCCAATCCATCCGCAGGGGACATGCCATATccgtgcttgggggcctatggaACCTCCAAAGCGGCCGTGGCGCTACTTATGGACACATTCAGCTGTGAACTCCTTCCCTGGGGGGTCAAGGTCAGCATCATCCAGCCTGGCTGCTTCAAGACAGGTGGGAatcagggctgggggtggggtgggggtggggagtggggctgGGAATGGTCTTATGGGGGCAGGTCAGGTTTGATGAATGGTCGTGGTTTTGGTTGGGGGTGTGGTTTTTGCTGGAGACCTGGCGCGGGTTAAACAGTCCTAATTGGCTTTGGCTCTCCTAGCTGACCCCGCTCTGACCTTGCCACTCCTTCCCCAGAGTCAGTGAGAAACGTGGGTCAGTGGGAAAAGCGCAAGCAATTGCTGCTGGCCAACCTGCCTCAAGAGCTGCTGCAGGCCTACGGCAAGGACTACATCGAGCATTTGCATGGGCAGTTCCTGCGCTCGCTACGCCTGGCCATGTCCGACCTCAGCCCAGTTGTAGACGCCATCACAGATGCGCTGCTGGCAGCTCGGCCCCGCCGCCGCTATTACCCCGGCCAGGGCCTGGGGCTCATGTACTTCATCCACTACTACCTGCCTGAGGGCCTGCGGCGCCGCTTCCTGCAGGCCTTCTTCATCAGTCACTGTCTGCCTCgagcactgcagcctggccagcctggtgCCACCCCACCACAGGACGCAGCCCAGGACCCAAACCTGAGCCCCGGCCCTTCGCCAGCAGTGGCTCGGTGAGCCATGTGCACGTATGGCCCAGCCACTGCAGCACAGGAGGCTCCGTGAGCCCTGGGTTCCTCCCCGAAAACCCCCGGCATTACGATCCCCCAAGTCTGTCCTGGACCCTGGCCTAAAGAATCCCACTCCCACTTCACGCTCACTGCCGATGCCCAGTCCAGGCCCGGTGAGGCCAAGGTTTCCCAGTGAGCCTCTGCGCCTCTCCACTGCTTCATGAGCCCAAACAGACCCTCCTGGCACAACGCTCTACCCTACAGCTTGGAGAACTCCACTGGATGGGGAGTCTCATGCAAGACTTCACTGCAGCCTTTCACAGGACTCTGCAGATAGTGCCTCTGCAAACTAAGGAGTGACTGGGTGGGTTGGGGACCCCCTTAGGATTGTTTCTCGGCACCAGTGCCTCAGTGCTGCAATTGAGGGCTAAATCCCAAGTGTCTCTTGACTGGCTCAAGATTTAGGGCCCCAACTATACACCCCCAAGCCACAGGGAAGCATGTACTGTACTTTCCAATtgccacattttaaataaagacaaatttttatttcttctaaaatgcgGCAGGTGCTGTTTGGAGGGGGTCACTGGCTGGCTGGCTGAGTGACACGGTGTGGCCGTGTGACAGGGTGGCAACTCCTGGGGCTCAGCGTGGAGGCTGGGACTCCCCTGGTAGACTCTGTGGTTCATACCTCCCCCTCCTCCACTGACCTAGGGCAAATCATTTAAGACCATGGGTTTCCTCATAGTGAAATGGGGGTAATGACACTGATCCCAATTGCTTGAAGCAACTGGGGAGGCCAGGGGGGCCTCCAGGGCCAACACCTAGCTCCCCAGGCCTGTATGCATCTGAGCCTCCAGCAGAAGAAGGGGCTATCTTCCTGGGACTCCCCAACCCTGAAGAATCTCGGCTGCTgactgagggagggaggtggaggcttaGGCAGGGTTGCTTAGCAAGGTGGGGTCAC harbors:
- the HSD11B2 gene encoding 11-beta-hydroxysteroid dehydrogenase type 2, encoding MERWPWPSGGAWLLVAARALLQLLRSDLRLGRPLLAALALLAALDWLCQRLLPPPAALAVLAAAGWIALSRLARPQRLPVATRAVLITGCDSGFGKETAKKLDSMGFTVLATVLELNSPGAIELRTCCSPRLRLLQMDLTKSGDISRVLEFTKAHTTSTGLWGLVNNAGHNEVVADAELSPVATFRSCMEVNFFGALELTKGLLPLLRSSRGRIVTVGSPAGDMPYPCLGAYGTSKAAVALLMDTFSCELLPWGVKVSIIQPGCFKTESVRNVGQWEKRKQLLLANLPQELLQAYGKDYIEHLHGQFLRSLRLAMSDLSPVVDAITDALLAARPRRRYYPGQGLGLMYFIHYYLPEGLRRRFLQAFFISHCLPRALQPGQPGATPPQDAAQDPNLSPGPSPAVAR